A region of Brevundimonas sp. NIBR10 DNA encodes the following proteins:
- a CDS encoding SMP-30/gluconolactonase/LRE family protein, producing MSLSRRLVIAGAAALSATACRSVAMPEADTAYPTVGRIVRDDPALDRLIAPDATIEKLAEGYTWSEGPVWIADGGYLLFSDVPRNRIHRWSPADGASVFMDPSGFDGADASGYREPGSNGLIEGPAGSILMADHGNRAIARVALASKTKTLLATHYNGKRFNSPNDLVQASTGAIFFTDPPYGLEGMNASPLKEQPHNGVYRLDPDGAVTLLEDGLTFPNGIALSSDERTLYVPVSDPERAVVMAYDLSAAGTLSNGRVLRDFTAMVGDAHPGLPDGLAIDASGHLFVTGPGGVHVLTPDGRSLGRIETGSATANCKFGGDGRTLYITAGSSLVRVRTLTRGSR from the coding sequence TTGAGCCTCTCCCGCCGCCTGGTTATCGCCGGGGCCGCCGCCCTTTCCGCCACCGCCTGCCGGAGCGTCGCCATGCCCGAGGCCGACACCGCCTATCCGACCGTCGGCCGCATCGTTCGCGACGACCCCGCCCTCGACCGGCTGATCGCGCCGGACGCCACGATCGAGAAACTGGCCGAGGGCTATACCTGGTCCGAGGGTCCGGTCTGGATCGCCGACGGCGGCTATCTGCTGTTCAGCGACGTGCCCCGGAACAGGATTCACCGCTGGTCGCCGGCGGATGGGGCCTCGGTCTTCATGGATCCGTCGGGCTTCGACGGCGCCGACGCCTCGGGCTACCGCGAGCCGGGCTCGAACGGCCTGATCGAGGGTCCGGCGGGATCGATCCTGATGGCCGACCATGGCAACCGGGCGATCGCCCGGGTCGCACTGGCCAGCAAGACCAAGACGCTCCTGGCCACCCACTACAACGGCAAGCGGTTCAACTCGCCCAACGATCTGGTCCAGGCCAGCACCGGCGCGATCTTCTTCACCGATCCGCCCTATGGGCTTGAGGGAATGAACGCCTCGCCGCTGAAGGAGCAGCCTCACAACGGCGTCTATCGGCTCGACCCGGACGGCGCGGTGACCCTGCTGGAGGACGGCCTGACCTTTCCAAACGGGATCGCCCTGTCGTCGGACGAACGCACCCTCTACGTCCCTGTTTCCGATCCCGAGCGGGCCGTGGTCATGGCCTATGATCTGAGCGCGGCTGGCACGCTGTCCAACGGCCGGGTGCTCAGGGATTTCACCGCCATGGTCGGTGACGCCCATCCCGGCCTGCCTGACGGTCTGGCCATCGATGCCTCGGGACATCTGTTCGTCACTGGCCCCGGCGGCGTCCATGTGCTGACGCCCGACGGCCGTTCCCTGGGTCGCATCGAAACGGGCAGCGCCACCGCCAACTGCAAGTTTGGGGGCGACGGCCGGACGCTTTACATCACTGCGGGTTCCAGCCTGGTGCGGGTCAGGACGCTGACCCGCGGCTCGCGCTAG
- the bglX gene encoding beta-glucosidase BglX: MLRRILVALACLSLSVVGAAVAQPAEQPSQRVRDLLGRMTLDEKIGQLNQVPGGRQRALNSRLDAAALDRVRRGEIGSFLHVAGAAQIRELQRVAVVESRLGVPLLFGMDVVHGYKTMFPVPLALAASWDPALVEQTARVAAVEATAAGLNWTFSPMVDIARDPRWGRVVEGAGEDPYLGSILTTAQVRGYQGSSLADTTSILATAKHFVGYGAAVGGRDYDSADITDRTLHEVYLPPFHAAVQAGAGSMMTAFNDIAGVPLTAHPALVRGLLRGEWNYDGLIVSDWNAIPELLNHGVAATPREAGAAALRGGVDMDMAGNLYSAELKGAIEADPALLPMLDEAVIAVLTAKERLGLFDTPYGRADPAREAAAMLTPEHRALAREAARRSIVLLKNDGDLLPIVASARRIAVIGALAEDANSSLGSWRAQGKVEDVRPLIPALREALPQATITYAQGYRPEAAQAIAVTASGEGAQAVHEVSDAEALAAAVEAARASDLVLLVVGEHFDRSGEARSYTDIGLSAAQDALAAAVLDTGKPVVVILMNGRPLAIPELAERAPAILETWFLGVESGPAIADVLTGRVSPGGRLPISFPRANGAAPLTYAHLPTGRPAAEDLVRDTARYRDQPITPLFAFGHGLSYARFQYSDLLLSQTEVAADGQIEVGVTVRNTSAIPADEVVQLYVRDPVAAVSRPVQELRGFRRVALVPGQAKRVRFTLTPAQLAYWDGTVDGGRWRIQAGDIQVMVGASSADIRERTTFTITSDGVSAIPATAIPTQSAEEPRP, translated from the coding sequence GTGTTGAGACGCATCCTGGTCGCCTTGGCTTGCCTGAGCCTGTCTGTAGTGGGCGCGGCCGTCGCCCAGCCGGCTGAACAGCCGTCCCAGCGGGTCCGCGATCTGCTCGGCCGCATGACGCTGGATGAAAAGATCGGTCAACTGAACCAGGTACCGGGCGGGCGCCAGCGCGCGCTGAACTCACGCCTGGATGCGGCGGCCCTGGACCGCGTCCGGCGCGGTGAGATCGGTTCATTCCTGCACGTGGCGGGTGCCGCCCAGATCCGTGAGCTGCAGCGGGTGGCGGTCGTGGAATCCCGGCTGGGCGTACCCCTGCTGTTCGGCATGGACGTGGTGCATGGCTACAAGACGATGTTCCCCGTGCCCCTGGCCCTGGCCGCCAGCTGGGATCCGGCCCTGGTCGAGCAGACGGCCCGGGTGGCAGCGGTCGAGGCGACGGCCGCCGGGCTGAACTGGACCTTCTCCCCCATGGTCGACATCGCCCGGGACCCCCGCTGGGGCCGGGTCGTCGAGGGGGCAGGGGAGGATCCCTACCTCGGCTCCATCCTGACGACGGCCCAGGTGCGCGGCTATCAGGGTTCATCGCTCGCCGACACGACCTCGATCCTGGCCACCGCCAAGCATTTCGTCGGCTATGGGGCCGCCGTGGGCGGTCGCGACTACGACAGCGCCGACATCACCGATCGCACCCTGCACGAAGTCTATCTGCCGCCCTTCCATGCGGCGGTGCAGGCCGGGGCAGGGTCGATGATGACCGCGTTCAACGACATCGCAGGCGTGCCCCTGACGGCGCATCCGGCGCTGGTGCGGGGGCTGCTGCGCGGGGAGTGGAACTATGACGGCCTGATCGTCAGCGACTGGAACGCCATCCCCGAACTGCTCAATCACGGCGTTGCCGCAACGCCTCGCGAAGCCGGTGCGGCGGCCCTGCGCGGCGGCGTCGACATGGACATGGCGGGCAACCTCTATTCCGCAGAACTGAAGGGCGCGATCGAGGCCGACCCGGCCCTGCTGCCGATGCTGGACGAGGCGGTCATCGCCGTGCTGACCGCCAAGGAACGGCTGGGCCTGTTCGATACGCCGTATGGCCGCGCCGATCCTGCGCGCGAGGCGGCCGCCATGCTGACGCCCGAGCATCGCGCGCTCGCCCGTGAGGCCGCGCGGCGCTCGATCGTGCTGCTCAAGAACGACGGCGACCTGTTGCCGATCGTCGCCTCCGCGCGTCGGATCGCCGTGATCGGCGCCCTGGCCGAGGACGCCAACTCGTCGCTGGGCAGCTGGCGCGCCCAAGGCAAGGTCGAGGACGTTCGGCCGCTGATCCCCGCCCTGCGCGAGGCCCTGCCACAGGCCACGATAACCTATGCTCAGGGCTATCGACCGGAGGCGGCGCAGGCGATCGCCGTGACCGCTTCCGGCGAGGGTGCCCAGGCTGTGCATGAGGTCTCGGACGCAGAGGCCCTGGCCGCGGCGGTCGAGGCGGCGCGCGCCTCCGACCTGGTCCTGCTGGTGGTGGGCGAACATTTCGACCGGTCGGGCGAGGCACGCAGCTATACCGACATCGGCCTCAGCGCCGCCCAGGATGCGCTGGCGGCTGCCGTGCTCGACACGGGCAAGCCGGTCGTCGTGATCCTGATGAACGGCCGACCCCTGGCGATCCCCGAACTGGCCGAGCGCGCGCCGGCGATCCTGGAGACCTGGTTCCTCGGCGTCGAAAGCGGGCCGGCCATCGCCGATGTCCTGACCGGCCGCGTATCGCCGGGCGGCCGTCTGCCAATCAGTTTCCCGCGCGCCAACGGGGCCGCGCCCCTGACCTACGCCCATCTGCCGACCGGTCGTCCGGCCGCCGAGGATCTGGTGCGCGACACGGCCCGGTATCGCGACCAGCCGATCACCCCCCTGTTCGCTTTTGGCCACGGCCTCAGCTACGCCCGGTTCCAGTACAGCGACCTGCTGCTCAGCCAGACCGAGGTCGCGGCCGATGGCCAGATCGAGGTCGGCGTGACGGTCCGCAACACCTCTGCCATTCCGGCCGATGAAGTGGTCCAGCTCTATGTCCGTGACCCGGTCGCCGCCGTGTCACGGCCGGTGCAGGAACTGCGAGGCTTTCGCCGTGTGGCCCTTGTACCCGGTCAGGCGAAGCGGGTGCGGTTCACCCTGACGCCAGCACAACTCGCCTATTGGGACGGCACGGTCGATGGGGGGCGCTGGCGCATCCAGGCGGGCGACATCCAGGTGATGGTGGGCGCATCGTCGGCCGATATCCGCGAACGGACCACCTTCACCATCACATCCGACGGTGTCAGCGCCATCCCGGCCACCGCCATCCCGACCCAGTCCGCCGAGGAGCCCCGACCTTGA
- a CDS encoding MFS transporter: MTSNPHADALGKATLRRITGRLMPLFCLMYLIAYIDRQNVSYAKLQMADALGMSEAVYGLGAALFFIGYFLFEAPANLILAKVGARVWFTRIMATWGLITIALGFTNSPAMFYILRFLLGAAEAGFFPGVLYVLTLWYPQSHRGRMIGAFMIASAVANAVGALIGGALLDLDGLWGLAGWQWVFIATGIPAVALAPYVLFRLPNGPQTAKWLEPDQKSWIAGVLKAEDDAARETGHASPWRAMLDRRVLLLAVMYVGFPLAAYGLSYWLPTVVKGFGVSNTVNGMLNVIPWILVGFALWLLPRHAARVGHSVWHIAGPALVGAACLVLSVVVPGAVAKFALLCIAAPAIFAAQPVFWSLPPTFLRGAGAAAGIAAINSIGNLGGFVAQTVVPAIKQATGSDILPMLFPAACLTVAAGLVFVVLPQLARAPVRDVRA; the protein is encoded by the coding sequence ATGACGTCGAACCCCCACGCCGACGCCCTCGGCAAGGCCACGCTCCGGCGGATCACGGGCCGTCTGATGCCGCTGTTCTGCCTGATGTACCTGATCGCCTACATAGACCGGCAGAACGTTTCCTACGCCAAGCTCCAGATGGCCGACGCCCTGGGCATGAGCGAGGCGGTCTACGGGCTGGGCGCCGCCCTGTTCTTCATCGGCTATTTCCTGTTCGAGGCCCCCGCCAACCTGATCCTGGCCAAGGTCGGGGCTCGCGTCTGGTTCACCCGCATCATGGCGACCTGGGGCCTGATCACCATCGCACTCGGCTTCACCAACAGCCCGGCCATGTTCTACATCCTGCGCTTCCTGCTGGGCGCGGCCGAGGCGGGTTTCTTTCCGGGCGTCCTCTATGTCCTGACCCTGTGGTATCCGCAGTCGCATCGCGGCCGGATGATCGGTGCCTTCATGATCGCCAGCGCCGTCGCCAACGCGGTCGGTGCCCTGATCGGCGGGGCCCTGCTGGATCTGGATGGACTGTGGGGACTGGCCGGCTGGCAGTGGGTCTTCATCGCCACGGGCATCCCGGCGGTCGCGCTGGCCCCCTATGTTCTGTTCCGCCTGCCGAACGGCCCCCAGACCGCGAAGTGGCTCGAGCCGGACCAGAAGTCCTGGATCGCCGGCGTGCTCAAGGCCGAGGACGACGCGGCACGGGAGACCGGCCATGCCTCGCCGTGGCGAGCCATGCTGGACCGGCGTGTGTTGCTGCTGGCCGTCATGTACGTCGGCTTCCCCCTGGCGGCCTATGGGCTCAGCTACTGGCTGCCCACGGTGGTGAAGGGGTTCGGCGTGTCGAACACCGTGAACGGCATGCTGAACGTCATCCCCTGGATCCTGGTCGGGTTCGCCCTGTGGCTGCTGCCCCGTCATGCCGCCCGGGTGGGCCACAGTGTCTGGCATATTGCCGGGCCGGCGCTGGTCGGAGCGGCCTGTCTGGTGCTGAGCGTCGTCGTACCGGGGGCCGTGGCCAAGTTCGCGCTGCTGTGCATCGCCGCCCCGGCCATCTTCGCGGCCCAGCCGGTGTTCTGGAGCCTGCCGCCGACCTTCCTGCGGGGGGCTGGAGCGGCGGCGGGGATCGCGGCCATCAACTCGATCGGCAACCTGGGCGGCTTCGTCGCACAGACCGTCGTGCCGGCGATCAAACAGGCGACAGGCAGCGACATCCTGCCCATGCTGTTCCCGGCTGCCTGTCTGACGGTGGCGGCGGGGCTGGTCTTCGTCGTCCTGCCCCAACTCGCCCGCGCGCCGGTTCGAGACGTCAGAGCGTAA
- a CDS encoding Gfo/Idh/MocA family oxidoreductase — MTLTSNRRTLLKFGAAASTGLGAGAALASPQTDRKLGYAIMGLGMYADIILPRFAECRHSRVTALVSGSPEKARRYAAQYGVPESGLYTYDTFDTIRDNPDVDIVYVILPNGMHHEWTLRAAAAGKHVMCEKPMANTAAEAEAMIAACRAADRKLMIGYRSHFEPNNREAIRMARAGELGKLSVISAETGFNIGDPKQWRLNRALAGGGSMMDIGIYSLQAARYLTGEEPIAVTAIESTDRSDIRFKEVEDTINFLLKFPSGVVANCVSSYGSNHNRYRVVGKDGWLDAEPATAYNGNRLRLRKGGQTVDHPAPALANNQFAGMLDHLSQCVMTNAEPIVSGEEGLRDMRIIEAIYTSAREGRTVTL, encoded by the coding sequence ATGACCCTGACATCCAATCGCCGGACCCTGCTGAAGTTTGGGGCCGCCGCATCGACGGGACTGGGGGCGGGGGCGGCGCTCGCGTCGCCCCAGACCGACCGCAAGCTGGGCTATGCGATCATGGGCCTGGGGATGTACGCCGACATCATCCTGCCGCGCTTCGCCGAATGCCGGCACTCGCGCGTGACGGCCCTGGTCAGCGGATCACCGGAGAAGGCGCGGCGCTATGCGGCCCAGTACGGCGTGCCGGAGAGCGGCCTCTATACCTACGACACATTCGACACGATCCGGGACAATCCGGACGTCGACATCGTCTACGTCATCCTGCCAAACGGCATGCACCACGAGTGGACGCTGCGCGCCGCGGCGGCCGGCAAGCACGTCATGTGTGAAAAGCCCATGGCCAATACGGCGGCGGAGGCTGAGGCCATGATCGCGGCCTGTCGTGCCGCCGACCGCAAGCTGATGATCGGCTATCGCAGCCATTTCGAGCCCAACAACCGCGAGGCCATCCGCATGGCCCGTGCCGGTGAACTGGGCAAGCTCAGCGTCATCTCGGCTGAGACCGGCTTCAACATCGGCGACCCGAAGCAGTGGCGGCTGAACCGTGCCCTGGCCGGCGGCGGGTCGATGATGGACATCGGCATCTACAGCCTTCAGGCCGCCCGTTATCTGACCGGCGAGGAACCGATCGCGGTCACGGCGATCGAGTCGACCGACCGGTCCGACATCCGGTTCAAGGAGGTCGAGGACACGATCAACTTCCTGCTGAAATTCCCCTCGGGCGTCGTCGCCAACTGCGTGTCGTCCTATGGCTCAAACCATAATCGCTACCGGGTCGTCGGCAAGGACGGCTGGCTCGATGCGGAGCCGGCCACGGCCTACAACGGCAACCGCCTTCGCCTGCGCAAAGGCGGACAGACGGTCGATCATCCGGCCCCGGCGCTGGCGAACAACCAGTTCGCAGGGATGCTGGACCACCTGTCGCAGTGCGTGATGACCAATGCCGAGCCGATCGTCTCGGGCGAAGAAGGTCTGCGCGACATGCGGATCATCGAGGCGATCTACACCTCGGCGCGTGAGGGGCGGACCGTTACGCTCTGA
- a CDS encoding glycoside hydrolase family 43 protein, protein MIRNPILRGFNPDPSIVRVGADYYIATSTFEWFPGVQIHHSTDLVNWRLITRPLRRPSQLNMIGAPDSCGVWAPCLTHADGLFHLVYTDVKRYGRTSVGGASGASLRDFHNYLVTSPTIDGDWSDPVHLNSSGFDPSLFHDDDGRKYLINMLWDHRPGANRFGGIVLQEYDPRLKRLVGERQLIFKGTALGLTEAPHLYRRDGWYYLLTAEGGTGWGHAATLARSRSLDGPYELHPDGPILTARDRPDSPLQRAGHADLVEDAEGRTWAVYLCGRPLRNRGRCVLGRETAIQPMVWGEDGWLRTEAGDALPVIDVVTPGTDAPATDEVVEITTFDGPALPLVFQWLRSPWPEELFSLTAQPGALRLFGRESLGSAFRQSLVARRQQAFCFTAITDMTFNPAHYQQAAGLVCYYGAAKFHYLHVTHDEASGRVLQVMSALPDQAQADAFTRPIAIPDGPIELRVDVDEERLRFAWRQGDADWFWLPEVFDASILSDEAAQPGTANFTGAFVGMACQDTSGTGLHADFHHFDYRERPFRPRP, encoded by the coding sequence GTGATCCGCAATCCGATCCTGCGGGGGTTCAATCCCGACCCGTCCATCGTCCGGGTCGGCGCCGACTACTATATCGCGACCTCGACCTTCGAGTGGTTCCCGGGGGTGCAGATCCACCATTCGACCGACCTCGTGAACTGGCGATTGATTACGCGACCCCTGCGGCGTCCGAGCCAGCTCAACATGATCGGGGCTCCGGATTCCTGCGGCGTCTGGGCACCTTGCCTGACCCATGCCGACGGTCTGTTCCACCTCGTCTATACGGATGTGAAGCGGTACGGGCGCACCTCGGTCGGTGGCGCTTCGGGGGCGTCGCTGAGGGATTTCCACAACTATCTTGTCACCAGTCCGACGATAGACGGCGACTGGTCCGACCCTGTCCATCTCAATTCCAGCGGCTTCGATCCGTCGCTTTTCCATGACGATGACGGCCGAAAATACCTGATCAACATGCTGTGGGACCACCGTCCCGGCGCGAACCGGTTCGGCGGCATCGTGTTGCAGGAATACGATCCCAGGCTGAAGCGGCTGGTCGGAGAGCGGCAGCTGATCTTCAAGGGGACCGCACTGGGCCTGACCGAGGCCCCGCATCTGTATCGTCGGGACGGCTGGTACTATCTGCTGACCGCCGAGGGGGGCACTGGATGGGGCCATGCGGCGACGCTGGCGCGGTCCCGAAGCCTCGATGGACCCTACGAACTCCATCCCGACGGGCCGATCCTGACCGCGCGCGACCGGCCCGACAGTCCCTTGCAGCGCGCCGGGCATGCCGATCTGGTCGAGGATGCGGAGGGTCGGACCTGGGCGGTCTATCTGTGCGGGCGGCCGTTGCGAAATCGCGGCCGGTGCGTCCTGGGCCGGGAGACGGCGATCCAGCCGATGGTCTGGGGCGAGGACGGCTGGTTGCGGACCGAGGCGGGCGACGCCCTGCCGGTGATCGATGTGGTCACGCCGGGCACAGACGCTCCGGCAACTGATGAGGTCGTCGAAATCACCACCTTCGACGGTCCGGCCTTGCCGCTCGTCTTCCAGTGGCTGCGGTCGCCGTGGCCCGAGGAATTGTTCTCCCTGACTGCGCAGCCCGGTGCGCTGCGCCTGTTCGGCCGGGAAAGTCTCGGCAGCGCCTTCCGGCAGTCGCTGGTGGCGCGCCGTCAGCAAGCCTTCTGCTTCACCGCGATCACAGACATGACCTTCAATCCGGCCCACTATCAGCAGGCGGCGGGGCTGGTCTGCTACTACGGCGCGGCGAAGTTTCACTATCTGCACGTGACCCACGACGAGGCGTCGGGGCGTGTGCTGCAAGTGATGTCGGCCCTGCCGGACCAGGCCCAAGCCGACGCCTTTACCCGCCCCATTGCCATCCCTGACGGCCCGATCGAACTGCGGGTCGATGTCGATGAGGAACGGCTGCGTTTCGCCTGGCGTCAGGGCGACGCCGACTGGTTCTGGCTGCCCGAGGTGTTCGACGCCAGCATCCTTTCCGACGAGGCGGCTCAGCCGGGGACCGCGAACTTCACCGGCGCCTTCGTCGGCATGGCCTGCCAGGACACGTCCGGCACCGGCCTGCACGCCGACTTTCACCATTTCGATTATCGCGAGCGGCCCTTCCGTCCGCGACCCTGA
- a CDS encoding MFS transporter, with amino-acid sequence MGRGLFGVKLRWWIIGLVMLGAILNYLSRSTLGVAAPTLNTELGITTQQYSYITSAFQLGIMMQPLCGFVLDTLGLRTGFALFATAWSLITIAHGLANSWPMLAGLRGLLGLAEGSANPAGMKAVSEWFPARERGMAGGVFNMGASVGSMLAPPLVAWAILTYNWQAAFVITGALGLVWVVLWLVCYRAPERHPALSEAERAEIVEGREAHTLSDGTRPSILRLLRQRNFWGIALPRFLADPTWGTLAFWVPLYLTTVRGFDLKQIALFAWLPFVAADLGCLFGPSVVLFLQKRGVKLIDARRWAFTVGAVLMIGVAFVGMVDSPYLAILLLCLGGFAHQTLSVTVITMSSDLFRRNEVATVTGMAGTMGNLGVLLFSLLIGGLVMTVGYTPFFIALAVLDLLGAVVLWTLVRDPGGSTPGQGAGSSATLVDARP; translated from the coding sequence ATGGGGCGGGGGCTGTTCGGCGTGAAACTGCGCTGGTGGATCATCGGCCTGGTCATGCTGGGGGCGATCCTCAACTATCTGTCGCGCAGCACGCTGGGCGTCGCGGCCCCGACCCTGAACACCGAACTGGGCATCACGACCCAGCAGTATTCCTACATCACCAGCGCCTTCCAGCTCGGCATCATGATGCAGCCGCTGTGCGGGTTCGTGCTGGACACCTTGGGCCTGAGGACGGGTTTCGCCCTGTTCGCGACGGCCTGGTCGCTGATCACCATCGCCCATGGGCTGGCCAACAGCTGGCCGATGCTGGCGGGATTGCGGGGCCTGCTCGGTCTGGCTGAGGGCTCGGCCAATCCGGCCGGGATGAAGGCGGTCTCCGAGTGGTTTCCGGCGCGCGAGCGGGGCATGGCGGGCGGGGTGTTCAACATGGGCGCCTCGGTCGGATCGATGCTGGCCCCGCCGCTCGTGGCCTGGGCCATCCTGACCTACAACTGGCAGGCGGCCTTCGTGATCACGGGGGCTCTGGGCCTGGTCTGGGTCGTGCTCTGGCTGGTCTGTTATCGTGCGCCGGAACGTCATCCCGCGCTGTCGGAGGCTGAGCGGGCCGAGATCGTGGAGGGGCGCGAAGCCCATACGCTCAGCGACGGGACCCGGCCGTCGATCCTGCGACTTCTGCGCCAGCGCAATTTCTGGGGCATCGCCCTGCCGCGGTTTCTGGCCGATCCGACCTGGGGGACGCTGGCCTTCTGGGTGCCGCTGTACCTGACGACCGTGCGCGGGTTCGACCTGAAGCAGATCGCCCTGTTCGCCTGGCTGCCCTTCGTGGCGGCCGACCTGGGCTGTCTGTTCGGGCCCAGCGTCGTGCTGTTCCTGCAAAAGCGGGGCGTCAAGCTGATCGACGCCCGCCGGTGGGCCTTTACGGTCGGGGCCGTGCTGATGATCGGCGTGGCCTTCGTCGGCATGGTCGACAGCCCCTATCTGGCCATCCTGCTGCTGTGCCTGGGCGGCTTCGCGCACCAGACCCTGTCGGTGACGGTCATCACCATGTCGTCGGATCTGTTCCGAAGGAACGAGGTCGCCACCGTCACAGGCATGGCCGGGACCATGGGCAATCTGGGGGTTCTGCTGTTCTCGCTGCTGATCGGCGGGCTGGTCATGACGGTGGGATACACCCCCTTCTTCATCGCCCTGGCGGTGCTGGATCTGCTGGGCGCAGTCGTCCTGTGGACCCTGGTGCGTGACCCCGGTGGATCGACGCCGGGGCAGGGGGCGGGGTCGAGCGCGACCCTCGTCGATGCGCGGCCGTGA
- a CDS encoding alpha-L-arabinofuranosidase C-terminal domain-containing protein, whose translation MIGISMTLRPLLATTLAIALIAPTAQAQVAATSPIAITIDLDTPGPTINRNIFGQFAEHLGTGIYGGVWVGTDSPIPNVRGIRTDVVQALRAIKAPNIRWPGGCFADEYHWRDGIGPAENRVARLNASWGNVIEPNSFGTHEFMDFADQVGAEVFLSVNVGSGTVQEAADWLEYLTADQPTTLAQERAANGHPEPYKIKYLGLGNENWGCGGAMSADHYVEEMKQYAHYSRNLNPAQTGPDAMQRVAVGWDSGNEDYTETVMQAWKDKVWSWDIEGVSLHGYTIPNSWEAKGPSVGFGEDEYAKAIKATLKMEGWVTAQTAIMDRYDPDRKVALYVDEWGLWADPTPGSNPGFLQQQNTMRDAVIAALNLNIFMRHADRVQVANIAQMVNVLQAMILTDGPRMVLTPTYHVYDLYVPFQDATLVPLSLGEGVYTFGDISLPRSDAVAARDKDGALWLSLVNVDPNTPLTLTLRLPGATGTAQGRLLTAPSVDSHNTFDSPDTVKPVAFAGRVSNGQMTFDLSPRSVAVVKVQ comes from the coding sequence ATGATCGGGATTTCCATGACCCTGCGTCCTCTTCTGGCGACGACCCTTGCGATCGCCCTGATCGCTCCGACGGCACAGGCCCAGGTGGCAGCCACGTCCCCCATCGCCATCACAATCGACCTCGATACGCCGGGGCCGACCATCAATCGCAACATCTTCGGACAGTTCGCAGAGCATCTGGGAACCGGGATCTACGGCGGGGTCTGGGTCGGCACGGACTCTCCCATTCCCAATGTCCGGGGTATCCGCACGGACGTCGTGCAGGCGCTGCGGGCGATCAAGGCCCCCAACATCCGCTGGCCGGGCGGGTGTTTCGCCGACGAGTATCACTGGCGCGACGGCATCGGTCCGGCGGAGAACCGGGTTGCTCGACTGAACGCCAGCTGGGGCAATGTCATCGAGCCCAACAGCTTCGGCACCCATGAGTTCATGGACTTCGCGGACCAGGTCGGGGCCGAGGTCTTCCTGTCGGTGAACGTCGGCTCCGGCACGGTTCAGGAGGCCGCCGACTGGCTCGAATACCTGACCGCCGACCAGCCGACGACCCTGGCCCAGGAGCGGGCGGCGAACGGTCATCCCGAGCCCTACAAGATCAAATACCTCGGCCTGGGGAACGAGAACTGGGGCTGCGGCGGCGCGATGTCTGCGGATCACTACGTCGAGGAGATGAAGCAGTACGCCCACTATTCGCGCAATCTGAACCCCGCCCAGACCGGGCCCGACGCCATGCAGCGCGTTGCCGTCGGCTGGGACAGCGGCAACGAGGACTATACCGAAACGGTCATGCAGGCCTGGAAGGACAAGGTCTGGAGCTGGGACATCGAGGGCGTCTCTCTGCACGGCTACACCATCCCGAATTCCTGGGAGGCCAAGGGTCCGAGCGTCGGCTTTGGCGAGGACGAATACGCCAAGGCGATCAAGGCGACGCTGAAGATGGAAGGCTGGGTCACCGCCCAGACGGCGATCATGGATCGCTATGATCCGGACAGGAAGGTCGCCCTCTATGTCGATGAATGGGGCCTGTGGGCCGACCCGACCCCGGGCAGCAACCCCGGGTTCCTACAGCAGCAGAACACCATGCGCGACGCCGTCATCGCGGCGTTGAACCTCAATATCTTCATGCGCCATGCCGACCGGGTGCAGGTCGCCAACATCGCCCAGATGGTCAACGTCTTGCAGGCGATGATCCTGACCGATGGGCCGCGGATGGTCCTGACGCCGACCTATCACGTCTATGACCTGTATGTGCCGTTCCAGGACGCGACCCTGGTTCCGCTGAGCCTGGGCGAGGGCGTCTACACCTTCGGTGATATCAGCCTGCCGCGATCGGACGCCGTGGCGGCGCGCGACAAGGACGGCGCGCTGTGGCTGTCGCTGGTCAATGTCGATCCCAACACGCCACTGACGCTGACCCTGAGGCTTCCCGGCGCGACGGGAACCGCACAGGGGCGGTTGCTGACCGCGCCGTCGGTGGACAGCCACAACACGTTCGACAGCCCCGACACCGTCAAGCCGGTCGCCTTCGCAGGACGGGTCTCGAACGGCCAGATGACCTTCGACCTTTCGCCGCGCTCCGTCGCCGTCGTCAAGGTACAGTAG